The stretch of DNA CCTGCCATTACCATCTATAAAAGGATGAATATGTTCAAACTCTAAATGAAACATTGCAATTTTCTCTATAAAATATTTATTTACATCTCCCAAGTACTCCACAAATAAGTCTCGCATTAACTCTTCAATCTGTTCAGAATCTAATGCCACGTACGTTCCAACTCGAACATATTCTCCTTTTGACCTAAATCTTCCAGCTATATCCTCTCTTATATTTAACATCAACATCTTGTGTAACAATAAAATAAAATCATTGGAAAGCTCCATACTCCCAACTTGCATCTTAATATATTCACTTACATTTGCTAGATTCTTGGCCTCAAAAACTTCTCTTAAACTAATGTTTCTAGAAACCTCCATTTCTAGTAAAATTCTTTCCGTTTCCTTAATCGTTAATGTAGAATTTTCTATTGCATTGGAATTGTAGACACCCTCAGGAAGCTCTGCCTCAAATATTATTTGCAGTAAGGACTCCTTCTCCCGCTTAAGCTGAAGATACTCGCTTCTCAATTTCGTGATATATTTTTTTGTTGGCTCGTTAATCATGCTTAAAATAATACAATATTAACTGTTTTATGTCAAATAATCGTTAATTATACAGAAACAACACCAATATTAACGATTATTGACACCATTCCGAAAAGAACACTCCCCCTAGCCCCCTCTCAAGAGGGGGGATAACACTCCCTCAGTCTCGCTAACGCTCGACAGCTCCCTCTCAAGAGGGAGCCTTTTGTGAATACAAGAAAACACACACTAAAAACTAAAATTGGTATTTTAATAATATTTCAATAACTTTTCACAAAAAATAAAAACTTCTATATTTGAGTTGTTTTATACCTCTTAAATATAGGCACTGTACGAAAAGAGCTGTAGATTAAGTTAGCGAGTGAAACGTAGAAAAAT from Candidatus Margulisiibacteriota bacterium encodes:
- a CDS encoding Fic family protein yields the protein MINEPTKKYITKLRSEYLQLKREKESLLQIIFEAELPEGVYNSNAIENSTLTIKETERILLEMEVSRNISLREVFEAKNLANVSEYIKMQVGSMELSNDFILLLHKMLMLNIREDIAGRFRSKGEYVRVGTYVALDSEQIEELMRDLFVEYLGDVNKYFIEKIAMFHLEFEHIHPFIDGNGRIGRLLINYLLQQLDFPPIIIRNKEKRRYYKSFEQYDVNESTSEMEKIICLALLESMHKRLAYLKGKRIVTLKKYSVESGEDFNNMLNMAKRQTIKAFREKGVWKIGIEYK